One part of the Sphingobium yanoikuyae genome encodes these proteins:
- a CDS encoding AAA family ATPase, which translates to MTSLVGHDAQAQTLLAAASSGRMHHGWILSGPRGIGKASFARAMAMRLLADAAGPKIEGEGLDVPESHPIRRLIEASAHPDYAELAPLEKDGVTARNISVDQVRGLQRLIQSAPSLSSRRIVVIDSADDLERGAANALLKTLEEPPADMIFLLVSHAPGRLLPTIRSRCRTMRFDPLSDSAMATVLRREDESLSGPELDALLRAGEGSPGRALRYAGLDLAGLEKSLLAIAADGDPGNRERLRLAKALAGKAAKPRYEAFLERAPAFIAQAARTRHGPALGSALDHWEAARHLAGGAVILSLDPASVVFELGGHVAALAEAAT; encoded by the coding sequence ATGACGTCATTGGTCGGGCATGATGCCCAGGCGCAGACCCTGCTGGCGGCGGCAAGCAGCGGCCGCATGCATCATGGCTGGATATTGAGTGGCCCACGCGGCATCGGCAAGGCCAGCTTCGCCCGCGCCATGGCGATGCGTCTGCTGGCCGATGCGGCCGGTCCGAAGATCGAGGGTGAGGGGCTCGACGTTCCCGAAAGCCATCCGATCCGGCGCCTGATCGAGGCGAGCGCGCATCCCGATTATGCCGAACTGGCGCCGCTGGAGAAGGATGGCGTTACCGCACGCAACATCAGCGTCGACCAGGTGCGCGGCCTGCAGCGGCTGATCCAGTCGGCGCCGTCGCTCTCCTCCCGTCGCATCGTCGTGATCGACAGCGCCGATGATCTGGAGCGCGGCGCCGCCAATGCCCTGCTCAAGACGTTGGAAGAGCCGCCCGCGGACATGATCTTCCTGCTGGTCAGCCATGCGCCGGGTCGGCTGTTGCCCACCATTCGCTCGCGCTGCCGCACGATGCGCTTCGATCCGCTGTCGGACAGCGCCATGGCGACGGTACTCCGGCGCGAGGATGAAAGCCTGTCCGGGCCGGAACTCGATGCGCTGCTGCGCGCGGGGGAGGGCTCACCTGGTCGCGCGCTGCGCTATGCGGGGCTCGACCTTGCTGGCCTCGAAAAATCGCTGCTGGCGATCGCGGCCGACGGTGATCCCGGCAATCGCGAGCGCTTGCGCCTGGCAAAGGCGCTGGCCGGCAAGGCGGCCAAGCCGCGTTACGAAGCCTTTCTGGAGCGCGCGCCCGCCTTCATTGCCCAGGCCGCCCGGACCCGTCATGGCCCGGCACTGGGCAGTGCGCTCGATCATTGGGAAGCAGCCCGGCATCTGGCGGGCGGCGCGGTGATCCTGTCGCTCGACCCGGCCTCGGTCGTTTTCGAGCTGGGCGGCCATGTCGCGGCACTGGCTGAGGCGGCGACCTGA
- the tmk gene encoding dTMP kinase, with protein sequence MITGRFITLEGGEGAGKSTQLRALAAALRARGLEVVETREPGGSEGAEAIRAMLLTGGADRWNARAEALLFAAARADHIEKTIRPALARGAWVLSDRFLDSSRAYQGQGDLSDADILALHQIGSAGFLPDRTLFLTLPEAEAEARAHARDGDVSDRIGGRDRAFHRAVAEAFVRFAADEPERVRAIDASGAAEDVTARLLAALDDLLS encoded by the coding sequence GTGATCACAGGCCGTTTCATCACGCTCGAAGGCGGCGAGGGCGCCGGCAAGTCGACCCAGCTTCGTGCGCTGGCGGCGGCTCTGCGCGCGCGCGGGCTTGAGGTTGTCGAGACCCGCGAGCCGGGCGGCAGCGAAGGGGCGGAAGCGATCCGCGCCATGCTGCTGACCGGTGGTGCGGACCGCTGGAATGCCCGCGCCGAAGCGTTGCTGTTCGCTGCCGCGCGGGCCGACCATATCGAAAAGACGATCCGCCCGGCGCTGGCCCGTGGCGCCTGGGTGCTGTCCGATCGCTTCCTCGACAGCAGCCGCGCCTATCAGGGGCAGGGTGACCTCAGCGATGCCGACATATTGGCGCTGCACCAGATCGGCAGCGCCGGCTTCTTGCCCGATCGCACCTTGTTCCTGACCCTGCCGGAAGCGGAGGCGGAAGCTCGCGCCCATGCCCGTGACGGCGACGTGTCGGACCGGATCGGCGGTCGCGACCGCGCCTTTCATCGGGCCGTGGCCGAAGCGTTCGTCCGCTTTGCCGCAGATGAGCCGGAACGGGTCCGCGCAATCGATGCGTCGGGCGCGGCTGAGGATGTCACCGCCCGACTGCTCGCGGCACTGGACGACCTGCTGTCATGA
- a CDS encoding D-alanyl-D-alanine carboxypeptidase family protein produces MKKTVAATLFVGLLAQPLVAAAPPYTSEAPIAYLKDLSSGAVLYDKGGETRMPPASMAKMMTAHVAFRLIQKGELKLDTKFTVRPETWQQWHGPKAGSTMFLSVGEQVSVENLLHGIVTLSGNDACVVLAEGIAGTEQAFVALMNEEAKRMGLKNSHFGTSNGWPDEGVTYVTAEDLAKLAEATIVETPDLYKKFYATRSFTWGKTMGGSDIAQANRNPILGKIAGADGLKTGHTEEAGFGFTGSAEQDGRRLVMVVAGLTSFNGRITESVRFMDWGFRAWKAQPLFKKGQTVETAAVQLGSASTVSLVAPQNMAVTMPRTASANVKVKVVYTGPIKAPIAKGQQIAQLIVQTPDTPPQVLPLVAGEDVAEAGIFGRLWNGLKSFFG; encoded by the coding sequence ATGAAGAAAACCGTTGCCGCCACTCTCTTCGTCGGTCTGCTGGCCCAGCCGCTGGTTGCCGCGGCCCCGCCCTATACGAGCGAGGCGCCGATCGCCTATCTCAAGGATCTTTCCTCAGGCGCTGTCCTCTATGACAAGGGCGGCGAGACCCGGATGCCGCCGGCTTCGATGGCCAAGATGATGACGGCGCATGTCGCCTTCCGCCTGATCCAGAAGGGCGAGTTGAAGCTCGACACCAAATTCACGGTCCGTCCGGAAACCTGGCAGCAATGGCACGGCCCCAAGGCCGGATCGACCATGTTCCTGTCGGTGGGCGAGCAGGTGTCGGTTGAAAATCTGCTGCACGGCATCGTCACCCTGTCGGGCAATGACGCCTGCGTCGTGCTGGCCGAGGGCATTGCCGGCACCGAGCAGGCGTTCGTTGCGCTGATGAACGAGGAGGCCAAGCGCATGGGCCTCAAGAACAGCCATTTCGGCACCAGCAATGGCTGGCCTGACGAGGGCGTGACCTATGTCACCGCCGAAGATCTGGCCAAGCTCGCTGAAGCCACGATCGTAGAGACGCCGGATCTCTACAAGAAATTCTACGCCACCCGCTCCTTCACCTGGGGCAAGACCATGGGCGGCTCCGACATTGCGCAGGCCAATCGCAATCCGATCCTGGGCAAGATCGCGGGCGCCGACGGCCTCAAGACCGGCCATACCGAAGAAGCCGGTTTCGGCTTCACCGGTTCGGCCGAACAGGATGGCCGCCGCCTGGTGATGGTGGTCGCCGGCCTGACCAGCTTCAACGGCCGGATCACCGAATCCGTCCGCTTCATGGATTGGGGCTTCCGCGCCTGGAAGGCACAGCCGCTGTTCAAGAAGGGGCAGACGGTCGAGACCGCCGCCGTCCAGTTGGGCAGCGCGTCGACCGTGTCGCTGGTCGCGCCGCAGAATATGGCCGTCACCATGCCGCGCACCGCGTCGGCCAATGTGAAGGTGAAGGTCGTCTATACCGGCCCGATCAAGGCGCCGATCGCCAAGGGCCAGCAGATCGCCCAGCTCATCGTCCAGACCCCGGATACGCCGCCACAGGTGCTGCCGCTGGTCGCTGGTGAAGATGTCGCGGAAGCGGGCATTTTCGGTCGTCTCTGGAATGGTCTGAAGTCCTTCTTCGGGTGA
- a CDS encoding septal ring lytic transglycosylase RlpA family protein: MRSSNRNWITLGAAASLLASCGSEQAAAPPAPRPAPPVTAPAVVDEPVKIGEPYSVGGKTYVPADPVNYDEVGYASWYGEEAIGKPTANGEDFVPSAISGAHKTLPLPSYVEVTALGSGRTILVRLNDRGPFSDDKIIDLSRGAAEQLGITGDGAAAVRVRRVNPPEQEKALLRAHHRAPERIETPPPLLKVLRGRLAQVPVSPPAQVQTARPVVQAIPVASSSSRRGASFDTPAPPTPKPVPKTATPTKPVSGGYVVQVAALSSQSRAEALARQIGAHAVAAGPVWRVRYGPYPSQAAAQAGVKTAAAKGFANVRVMANDAR, encoded by the coding sequence ATGCGGTCAAGCAATAGGAACTGGATCACGCTGGGCGCCGCGGCGTCTCTGCTCGCCTCCTGCGGCAGCGAGCAGGCCGCGGCGCCGCCGGCGCCACGCCCCGCGCCACCTGTAACGGCGCCAGCGGTTGTGGACGAACCGGTCAAGATCGGCGAACCCTATAGCGTGGGCGGCAAGACCTATGTCCCGGCCGATCCGGTCAATTATGACGAGGTTGGCTATGCCAGCTGGTATGGCGAGGAGGCGATCGGCAAGCCGACGGCCAATGGCGAGGATTTCGTGCCGTCGGCGATCAGCGGCGCCCACAAGACCTTGCCCCTGCCAAGCTATGTCGAGGTGACGGCGCTGGGCAGTGGACGGACCATCCTCGTCCGGCTCAACGATCGTGGTCCGTTCAGCGACGACAAGATCATCGACCTGTCGCGCGGCGCGGCCGAACAACTGGGCATTACCGGCGACGGCGCTGCGGCCGTTCGCGTTCGCCGGGTCAATCCGCCCGAGCAGGAAAAGGCGCTGCTGCGCGCTCATCACCGTGCGCCCGAGCGGATCGAGACGCCGCCGCCTTTGCTGAAGGTGCTGCGCGGGCGTCTGGCGCAAGTGCCGGTAAGCCCGCCAGCGCAGGTTCAGACCGCACGCCCCGTCGTTCAGGCGATCCCGGTCGCGAGCAGTTCCAGCCGTCGCGGCGCGTCCTTCGATACGCCCGCGCCCCCCACTCCCAAGCCGGTCCCGAAGACCGCAACGCCGACAAAACCGGTATCTGGCGGCTATGTCGTTCAGGTTGCTGCTCTTTCCTCGCAGAGCCGGGCTGAGGCGCTGGCCAGGCAGATCGGCGCGCATGCTGTTGCGGCCGGTCCGGTCTGGCGTGTGCGCTATGGTCCCTATCCCTCGCAGGCGGCGGCGCAGGCCGGCGTGAAGACGGCGGCAGCGAAGGGCTTTGCGAATGTCCGTGTCATGGCTAATGACGCGCGCTAA
- a CDS encoding lytic murein transglycosylase translates to MADSRFNSLAIALMMGFSTVVAGLAAPQVAVAQDDGDFRAYLESLRPKARAMGIRDATLDAVFPTLTINPRVVALDQSQPGGGTYSPIPNFEPYRVKHVDAARISRGRAVYAANRARLARIEAETGVPEEIMVAIFGHETNYGSYTGDFDLIRSLATLAHEGRRRTLFEPELLATLKMLNDGVPRSRLVGSWAGATGYPQFLPSVYLKLAKDGDGDGRADIWTSQADALASIANYFVAAGWRRGQPWGVAVSVPTSFNRASVAARTTAPRCPRVFNRHSRWLTMAEWRKLGLFPASGIWPADTVMATLLEPDGPGKTAYLLTSNYRAILDYNCSNFYALSVGLLADAVKQ, encoded by the coding sequence ATGGCAGATTCTCGGTTCAATTCGCTGGCCATTGCGCTGATGATGGGTTTTTCGACGGTTGTGGCGGGATTGGCCGCGCCGCAGGTCGCGGTTGCGCAGGATGATGGGGACTTTCGCGCTTATCTGGAATCGCTGCGGCCCAAGGCGCGGGCCATGGGCATTCGCGACGCGACGCTGGACGCCGTCTTCCCGACCCTGACGATCAACCCGCGCGTCGTGGCGCTCGACCAGAGCCAGCCGGGCGGGGGCACCTATTCGCCCATTCCCAATTTCGAGCCCTATCGGGTCAAGCATGTCGATGCCGCGCGGATCAGCCGTGGGCGGGCAGTCTATGCCGCCAATCGCGCGCGGCTGGCCCGGATCGAGGCGGAAACCGGGGTGCCCGAGGAAATCATGGTCGCCATTTTCGGCCACGAAACCAATTATGGCTCCTATACCGGCGATTTCGACCTGATCCGGTCGCTGGCGACGCTCGCGCATGAAGGGCGCCGCCGCACCTTGTTCGAGCCGGAATTGCTGGCGACACTCAAGATGCTGAACGATGGCGTGCCGCGCAGCCGGCTGGTCGGCAGTTGGGCCGGGGCGACCGGCTATCCGCAATTCCTGCCCTCGGTCTATCTCAAGCTCGCCAAGGATGGCGACGGCGATGGCCGGGCGGATATCTGGACCAGCCAGGCGGATGCGCTGGCGTCGATCGCCAATTATTTTGTCGCGGCGGGATGGCGGCGGGGCCAGCCCTGGGGCGTGGCTGTCAGCGTGCCGACCAGCTTCAACCGCGCCTCGGTGGCGGCGCGCACGACGGCGCCGCGCTGCCCGCGGGTGTTCAACCGCCACAGCCGCTGGCTGACCATGGCCGAGTGGCGCAAGCTGGGCCTGTTCCCGGCCAGCGGCATCTGGCCGGCGGACACTGTCATGGCAACCTTGCTGGAGCCGGATGGGCCGGGCAAGACCGCCTATCTGCTGACCAGCAATTATCGCGCGATCCTCGACTATAATTGCTCCAATTTCTACGCTCTTTCCGTGGGGTTGCTGGCCGATGCGGTCAAGCAATAG